In Zalophus californianus isolate mZalCal1 chromosome 16, mZalCal1.pri.v2, whole genome shotgun sequence, the sequence TGAAAGTAGCACTCAGCCTCCTCTTCAGGCAGCTTCTTCACGGAGCCCTCCACTCGCACCTGCTCAAGGATGGCCCTGGCTAGTTGGCATTCAATgccatctgccccccccccccccaccaacacaggcccccttcctctctttcttcccttctccactGCCCCACCACTGCTGGCTCCAACTAGACCAGCTCATTAAGAAGCTATTTGAGAGGCAGGCTGTTTGTCCAGCCTGGGGCCCTCCACTGGGCTCACCCATAGCGGGCCCCAGGCTGTCCTGGGAATGCTCGCTCACCTGACGGTGGAGGGGCTCCCAGTAGaagacaagggaagcaaaggGATTGGAGTcctggaaatgaaagagaattcaCAGTCGGCCATCCAAACAGCAGGGAGAACACCTCCACCATGCAGAAAGGAGGCAAGGAAGTCTGCAGCAGGCAGGCCCGCAGGGAATGCGTTCACTGTCACATCTCATTTACACCCTCAAAGGTATGCCTGCTTTTACAGGTGTGGAGACAGACTCCGAGAGGTTAAGGAacctgcccaagttcacacaggaAGTGCTAGAGCCGTGCTGAAAACCTAAGCCAGATGGACACCAAAGTGAGGCTTGCCATTTCTCTCATCCATAGATTTGCAAGTCCTCAAAAATGCATCTGCGGCCGGCATGGACTCGGGGAGTCCTTTGGATTCATGAATCAAATGTACACAAAGTATCAACTCTGGGCTTGACACCAGGAGAGGTGCTGGGGGGACAACAGGGGTACACCGGAAGCAGCCTCTGCCACCACAGAGCTTACTGGGTGTTTAGCAGAGGAGACAAATATCCATCACATAAGCACACAAACAAATGCACacttataaactgaaaaaaaggcagaaagtaaAGTTATGAGTTACCACGAAGGTGAACAGCTGATGTAGCATGGGGATCGAGGACTTTTCCGAGGAGGCAACATGGGGGCTTAGGGCCAAAGGGACAAGAGCTACTTAGGGAAGCCGATGACAGAGGCGGCGTGGTCAGAGAGAGCACTCATTCACAGCAAAGAGAAGGGCAAGTGCCAAGGCCCACAGGCAGGACAGTGCCTGAGCACAGCCAGCAAAggggttggggcgggggtggCACCGGAGGGTGACGAAGGAAGCCAGGGCTGGCCCCTGCAGGCCCCTCACCAGCTCTTTTCCCTTCCGACTCTCAAAGTTAGTGAAGAAGCGGAAGCCGTCCTTGCCAAAGCCCTTCAGCAGCACCATGCGGGCAGAGGGTTTTCCGTCTCTGGGGCAAAGACCAGAGCATGTGGTCAGAACCCACATCACTGTCCTTGCTaccacccctctccccaggtGCTCCCCTGAGCTCCCCACACCTGTGCCCCCTTATTCTGCACTGTCTGGGCATGCAGGctacccattccccccaccctgGGGATTTGTCCTAGAGGTGCATGTCATCACTGCCTGGGACCTGTTACGGACTAACTGTGTCTCCCTAAAATTCtaggttgaagccctaaccctcaatgtggctgtatttggaaatagagcttttagggaggtaattaagattaaataaggTCATAAAGGGGAGACTCTAATCCAATAGGCCTGGTGTCCAGAAAAGATATCtgtatctctttctctcctccccccccccccccccccccccaccgctctcAGCACACAATCAGCCAATGCTTAGTGATCACAGAAGGGGTAGTTACATTAGGACCTCTGCTCAGAGCTCTGGGGGATATCCAGGGGCACAGTACTAGAGCCCTGCCTTCAAGgcctgacactttttttttttaaggattttatttaggggcgcctgggtggctcagtccattaagcatctgccttcggttcaggtcatgatcccagggtcctgggatcgagccccgcatcgggctccttgctcaggggggaggctgcttcccctctcccccctacccccactcgtgctctctctctctctctcaaataaataaaatcttttttttgtttttaaagattgtatttgacagagagagacacagcgagagagggaacacaagcagggggagtgggagagagagaagcaggcctcccgcagatcagggagcccgatgcagggctcgatcccaggaccctaggatcgtgacctgagctgaaggcagaagcttaacgactgagccacccaggcgcccctaaataaaatattttttaaaaagattttatttatttattggagagagagcgcatgtgtgcTTGCaagctggggagggagtgggaggagcagagggaaagggagaagcagactcccagctgagcagggagcctgaggcggggctcaatcccaagaccctgagatcatgacctgagctgaaaccaagagtcagatgcttaaccgactgagccacccaggcaccccaaggcctTACACTTTAATGAGGGGGGACAAGAGTTGAATAACAGGCTACTGGAAGAGGTGTCTCAGGGGTATAtgattgtcaaataaataatacagccGAGCACTGTGCTAGAtttcaggagagggagagagctttaTGGAGAGGTTCCAGGAGATGTAGCTCTTAAAGGACAGATGGGAACTGGGTAAATGGGGAAATAAGGGAGACAAGGGTTCTGGGGGTGAGTGCGTTAGGGGCAGAGATGAATGAGGCACTACATTTTATTACTGAAATGGAATTAAGTGAAGTGTGATCTTTGACTTACAGATAAGGacaccgaggcccagagaggacaaGTAACTTGTCTGAGGCCACACAGCATGTTAGTAACACAGCTATAACCATAAATTTGCATTCCACCAAGTTGAGAGCTTCCTAAGTTTCCTACTTCACCTGTACCCACCCACAGACAGGCCCACGGCTATGCCCACCTGGTGCAGGTAGCCAGACACATGGCATTAGCCTCCCCTATGTCAGGACACTGAACAGCCTCTTCAAACCAGGCAGCAAACTGCTTCATGGGGTCCAGGGAGGTCAGCTGAGTCTCCTCAAATGCCTGGGAAaggagattttatttaataaacacataTAATTCTTACTGTGTATGTGGTACTCTTCCAGGCACTTTTCATAACAAAAAACAGTACCCAGGAAGTAGGTTCTGCTAGctctattttacaggtgaggacagaGGCATAAAAACGTGGTGTAACTCACCAGGTCCCACAGTAGTGATGGATGACTCAGTTTCGTGTCATGAGTGTCAAACCTATCACTTggggagcattaaaaaaaaaaaagccatattccTCAGCTCCACCCCCACAAATTCTCAGTAGGTCTGAGGTTCAGTGAAAAACTGTATGTTTAACAAGTATTTCTGGAAATGCTCACACACAACTAGATTTAGAAACTGCAGCTCCAGCATCAATTCCAAAAGAGTTCTGTTGGTTTCTCCTATGAGGACGGATAAGGAAAAGAACTTCTCCAAAAGGTAAGGGGAAGGACTGACAGCAGTGAGATCTAGGagctttctcctcccctccctccgtGAGTCAGTACTCCTCCCCCATGTGTTACTTATCAAATATTTAGAAGCTGATTatcactgttctaagcactttgcaaATATCAAAGTCCACAACATCCCTGCGAGTTAGGTACTCACTtcccaggtgaggaaactgaggcccagagaggttgttAATGACCCAAGTGATGCACCCCGTGAGTGGCAGGATCCACCCCGGGCCGCCTGCAGAGCTCGCGCTCTCACCCACTGCAACCTGCTGCCTGTCTTCGTCCTTGTTTCCCCAGAGCCCTTCCTCCCCTCATTGGTTGTCTTGGCACCCCCTTCTCCTACGGGGTGACCTCAAACCCACCCCATGGGGTTCCTCCCCTCGCGGGATGACTCGGGGACCCCTCCCAGCGGGAGGCCCTGCCCCGGTGGCCGCACCTCTCGGTCCCCGCGGTAACTCTTGCGCATAGGGCCCAGGTCCATCACGCCACCGCCACTGCACAGTTTGTGGAGGTAGCGAGGCCACTCGGCAGGTCGCCCGAACGTCACGGTGACGCTTCGCAGCCCGCACGTCATGAGGCCGCCAGCCACGTGACCCGGCGTTGCCCAGCGCTGGGTTCCGTTGGGTTCGGAACCAGTTTCTCAGCCCGGGAGTTTACCCGGGGGTTAGGAAGAATTCGCCAGTCGCCAGGCCCTGCTAACAGGTCCTAAGTCCTCGGAGCCAATGGGAGCTCAGGGTCGGAGGAGGGAGACAGGCGCGGAGAGGCCATTGGTTGGAGCTGTCCGGGAGCGAGGCCAATTAGAGCGAGAACAGAGGAACCCAGCGGCCAATGGGCGGCGCCTCCGGGGGCGGGAGCAGAGAGACAAGGAAATGCTGTCACCGCCGTTAACACGCACGTGGAGGTTTGTTAAAGGTATAGGGACTGCAGCCGCccaggcggggggcggggaatgaGTCGCTGGGGGCTTGAGGGGAGGGGTCAATGTTAAGTGGCTGGCCCCTAGCAGGTGCCTGGAGGCGAGCCTAGTGCAGGAAGTAccccctggggggaggggggaagctgTGGGCTGGGAAAGGACAAATGGAAAACGGAATTAGGGGCCAGACTCTGAGGCAAGGTGATGGGGAGACACAGAAGGAGGGGCAGTCCGTTTGGGGGAAGAAATtggggctggagaggggagaggttgAAGTGAGTTGTGGATCACACAGGATAGGTGTTGTGTATTGTGAGTGAGTGTATGGGCGGGGGTTCTCTGGagttgggggagtggggggagatgCAGCGGGACCAGGAAGAGActgtggggtgggaaggaagcgTGCTGAatggaaagggggaaagggaaattTGGGCTCAAGCCATCCCAGACCAGAGCCATGTTCCTTGTGCAGCTCTGAACTCctctctgcctcatttctttAACCCTGGGGTCAGAGCGTGCTGCTCCCTTTGCCCATGGTTTCTCCTTTCCTGGTGCAGCGGAGTTCACACTAGCCAGTGTTCTGGTAGATGGAAAGGTTGCCACTGCCCCACCTCTCCTGGGCCTCCCTCATCTTAGCTGGGTTTCCCCCTTCTTCACATTTTGCCCTTCCTAGTTAGTTGGAGTCTGGTTCCTAGGTAATGCCAGCCGTAGCTGAGGGCCCAGGGGAGCAGGTGGCTGTGCAAAGCCACTTGCAGGCTGTGGACAAAGGGCTGAGACGTGGAAAACCTACCAGTGCCCATTCCGGCTTTGGCCTGGCTGGGGCAGCCTTGGGTCAAGTCCTCTCTGTAGTCCTGGTTTCCACCAACATCAGGAAGGGGAGCTGCAAGAGCCATCTAGGCAGGCACCCCAGGACTGTGCCAGGTAAGGGGAACTTCCTGTCCTACCCAGGTCTCTACATTACCATGTGTTAAGCTTCATAAAGCCCTGCATTAGATacctatcatctttttttttttttttttttttttttttttttaaagattttatttatttattcatgagagacagagagagagagagagagagagaggcagagggagaagcaggctcccaaggagcagggagcctgatgcgggactcgatcccaggaccctgggatcatgacctgagccgaaggcagacgcttaaccatctgagccacccaggcgccctatcatcTTTTATTATATGGATGTAGCTTGAGCCAAATGGAATCTGGAAGACCAATTTGCtgcaatgaaataatacatgtctCAAGGCTTAATGATATTGATCTATGGATTCTCCACTGGTTGGAATTTTTTTGCTGCATCGTTTTCCTCCATCAACATGACTGAGAGAGTTGACTGGACTTGCTTTCTTGTTGAGGTTGTCTTTCCACATGTGAACATTGCTGTTCTCGGCTCCTCCCAAGCCCCTGCACTTGGACCTGTGTAAGCATAATTAGTGCCCTTCAACACAGATGATTTGTTCATGGggccacacttttttttttttttttaagattttatttatttatttgacagagagacagtgagagcaggaacacaagcaggggagagggtcagaggagaagcaggcttcccgccgagcagggagcccgatgtgggactcgatcccaggaccctgggatcatgacctgagccgaaggcagacgcttaaggactgagccacccaggcgcccatggggCCACACTCTTAGCACTCCTGGGCTATGCTACCCTGGACCTGGGATGCTAGGATCATTTGAATAGTTTGCCTGAAAGCCAAAAGCTCAGTTagatatttattcattccatagacatttgttaaagacttttttaaaaaagattttatctatttatttgtcagaaagagagtacaaacagcagcaggcagaggaagaagcaggctccccactgagcagggagcccgacatggggctcgatcccggggatcatgacctaagctgaaggcagacgcttaactgactgagccacccaggcgcccctgttaaagacttcttttttaccaggcactgagctaggtcTGAGAATACTAAGATGAAGAAGGTGACATGCTTCCTGCCCACAAGGGGTTTGTAGTCTACAGGGGAAGCAGATCTGAAGGCTGAAGGGTTACAGGTACTTTAACAGATGCTTCTATGAGGAAAAGGggagcagaaatgaaaaagtgGTCTCCAGGGGTCAGAAGGCCAGAAAGCCTTCGGAAAGGGAGGAGACATTTGATTTGTCTTATTGAGTGTTTGCCAGACGGACAATGGAATGGGCATGCCAGGAAGAGGGAACGATGTGGGTAAAGGCACGGTGTGTTAGGGAAATGTGGAACAAACAGCTTGGTTCTCCTAGAGCAAGATGGCAAGGTGGGCAGCGGGCCGGCCTAATAGGGAGGGCGGATGATCTGACAGGTGGAAAGGGCCAGGCTTTTAGACAAtgattctgggttttttgtttgtttgtttgttttgtttttttaatccttgcTATTGTTGAACCAGAGTatctaatttctgtttttttaagaccAGATGGAGAGAAAAAGTACTAGATTCCGACAGCCTCTCCCATCCTCGGCGATTAGCAAGGAAGTTTGCAATTCGTTGCCTTTTTAGATTTTTCCCTTCTGCCTTGAAAATAATAAGTAGGCTTGTGTTATGCTTTTCTGCCTAGTGGGATTTGGTGTCTGGATCACAAAGCAGCCCCACAGCGCAAACGAGAGAGGGGCCAGCCTTTGCTGCTATCGCTGAAGCCCCCCCCAGGGGTTTTGTCTGCGTGGGAGACAGGAATGTTTTATTGTTACTGCTTTTTCCTAAACACTttgccaccctcctccctcccccgacTTTGTAAAATTATTAGTCTTTTCTCGAGAGAGTCTTAAGTGAATAGAAAATGTGTGGTAATGCTTCATCGTACAGAAGAGGCACCCTGGTTTCTCAGTATGAAACAAAAGGGCTGTGTGTGAGGTTGGGCACTGTGCCTTGCCTGCCTTCTTCCTATGTTTTTGCCTTTATGTTCTTAAGTCACCTTTTCATCTAATTGTATTTCACTTGGATCTTAGTGACTGGGAGCCTGGCTCTGGTGACAGAGTGGCTGATGGGCCAGGGAGGGCGAGGCCGGGGCAGGGAGACGTCGAGAGACATGGCAGAAgccgggagccgggagcctgGTGCTGGAGTCGCACCAGGATAATCTGAGGCGTCACGGGTGGCGCTGTTGAAGTGGGGGCGTGTTGGAGGAGGAGAtttgggggaaagaggaagatgatCAGACCTGTTGAGTGTAAGGGTTTATGGGACATGCATGTTTGGCCAGGTTTGATCATCAGGTCTGGAGCTTAGGGGAGAGATCTAGGCTGATGAGACTGGGCCCCCAAGGTGGCACCTGAAGCCATGGGGGAGGATGAGAATGTCCGAGAAGAGGGTCTGGGAGGATTAAGGAgtatggggggaggagggaggcccagGAGGATGGTAATGATGCCAGTGAAATGTAGCCTTCCAGGAGGCCAACGGCAGGCCAGAGAGGTGTGCTGGGGGCCCGAAGCTCAGGCACTCCTGAGCCCAGCCTTGGGGTGCATTCAGGACACACAGAAGGGGGGTACTTGGTGCTCTGCCAGCAGCTACCTGAGCCCTGAGTACTGTGGTTGTTGGGGGGCCCAGATGGGAGCCGGGACCTCAGAGGCTCGTAGTGGGATCTGGAGGAGGCTGACCCTTTCCCGAGGGGCCTGCCTGTGGTTGTGGGGTTAGCCCCTCTCACGACCCTTGTGTGGGCTCACAGATCACTTCCCAAATGCGTCCTTTCGTTTTCTGCCCCAGCCCTCGTTAGAAGTGCCTTCCTGGGAGGGACCACATCCCTTACTGTCTCTGGCTCCTCAAAAATCCTGGCCAGGAAATGCTCTTCTGTAATGTTTATGCATAAACTGCCTTCGTTAAGCTTCTCTGTACCTGGGTGCCAGGCATGGTGAGTGGGCCTTGGGGCCTGGTGGGGGCCGGGCCAAGTGTTTCTGCGGGCTGGAGGGATGTTAGGCTTTCCAAGGCTGAGAGGGGTATTAGGGCATCAGTCTCAGTCTCAGCCCTGGCTGCCTTGGTAATTGgggccacaggcagagggagggggcctgATGGTGGGTTCCCAGGCAGAACCCAAGGAGTATGACCTGGCAGCTTCTTAGTTTCCTTTAAGAAATCCTGGTCAGTCCTGGCTTTTGGCCACTTCTCATTTCCTCTCACCCAGGCCTGCGATGAGCCAGTGTTTGACTCTCCTCCTCAAGCCGTGATTCTCTGCCCTATCCCACGGTGGTTGGCTTTCTTTTCAGCCACCCCTGTTCTGTAGTCCATCTTCCCAGGCTcacttcctgccccttcctcGCCCTCTTCCGCTTGGAAACCCAGCTGCCACCTGTCCCAACATGACTGCAGTTCCTTTAGTGACTTCATCCTAGCCCCAAAGACCTTGGTCAGGTCACAAGAGGTCTCCCAAGGCAGTGAATCCCCGGGTGAGGGTCCCCGGAATCCACCACCGTGTAGACCTCAGCCACGTTCCGTCAGCCACGAGCCCCTGATGGGGTCCAGGGACCTGAGAGGCTGCGGGTGGGTCTGGTCAGACTCAAGTGTGGGGCCTCAGAGGGCCCT encodes:
- the PNPO gene encoding pyridoxine-5'-phosphate oxidase isoform X3, encoding MTCGLRSVTVTFGRPAEWPRYLHKLCSGGGVMDLGPMRKSYRGDREAFEETQLTSLDPMKQFAAWFEEAVQCPDIGEANAMCLATCTRDGKPSARMVLLKGFGKDGFRFFTNFESRKGKELDSNPFASLVFYWEPLHRQVRVEGSVKKLPEEEAECYFHSRPKSSQIGAVVSRQSSVIPDREYLRKKNEELEQLYREQEVPKPKYCSSRLNFGVIFGMPPSPSLIIHT
- the PNPO gene encoding pyridoxine-5'-phosphate oxidase isoform X2, with protein sequence MTCGLRSVTVTFGRPAEWPRYLHKLCSGGGVMDLGPMRKSYRGDREAFEETQLTSLDPMKQFAAWFEEAVQCPDIGEANAMCLATCTRDGKPSARMVLLKGFGKDGFRFFTNFESRKGKELVRVEGSVKKLPEEEAECYFHSRPKSSQIGAVVSRQSSVIPDREYLRKKNEELEQLYREQEVPKPKYWGGYILYPHVVEFWQGQTNRLHDRIIFRRGLPTEDSPLGPMTHRGEEDWLYERLAP
- the PNPO gene encoding pyridoxine-5'-phosphate oxidase isoform X1 — translated: MTCGLRSVTVTFGRPAEWPRYLHKLCSGGGVMDLGPMRKSYRGDREAFEETQLTSLDPMKQFAAWFEEAVQCPDIGEANAMCLATCTRDGKPSARMVLLKGFGKDGFRFFTNFESRKGKELDSNPFASLVFYWEPLHRQVRVEGSVKKLPEEEAECYFHSRPKSSQIGAVVSRQSSVIPDREYLRKKNEELEQLYREQEVPKPKYWGGYILYPHVVEFWQGQTNRLHDRIIFRRGLPTEDSPLGPMTHRGEEDWLYERLAP